Proteins from a genomic interval of Gossypium hirsutum isolate 1008001.06 chromosome A09, Gossypium_hirsutum_v2.1, whole genome shotgun sequence:
- the LOC107889940 gene encoding uncharacterized protein: MALYEALYSRRCRTPSCWTELGEWCVLGPELVYDTKDKVRLIRDRLKMTLDRQKSYVDLKRKEIEYSMGDFVFLKVLLWKKRYYSNPMYVISIEEIEAKLDLTFEEEPVQILDHDVKVLRRKSIPLVKDEHEDFTDDVSFRHEDPPHHSPQSHHTTTPAATLVDLSKRFTHVTV, from the exons ATGGCACTTTATGAGGCATTATATAGTCGTCGGTGTCgtactccttcgtgttggactgagttgggtgagtggTGTGTTTTGGGCCCTGAATTAGTTTATGACACcaaggataaagttagactaattcgAGATCGACTGAAGATGACATTagacagacagaagtcatatgtgGATCTGAAgcgtaaagagattgagtattctatgggggacttCGTGTTTCTCAAGGTCTTGCTATGGAAAAAG CGCTACTACTCTAATCCTATGTATGTTATTTCGATTGAGGAGATTGAGGCTAAACTAGATTtaactttcgaggaagagccGGTTCAAATATTAGATCATGATGTTAAGGTCTTAAGGAGGAAGTCTATCCCACTGGTTAAG GATGAGCATGAAGACTTTACTGATGATGTCTCTTTCCGCCACGAGGATCCACCTCATCATTCACCTCAGAGTCACCATACTACTACTCCTGCTGCCACCCTAGTGGACCTTTCCAAGCGGTTCACTCATGTAACAGTttag